One genomic region from Populus nigra chromosome 8, ddPopNigr1.1, whole genome shotgun sequence encodes:
- the LOC133700887 gene encoding putative pentatricopeptide repeat-containing protein At5g13230, mitochondrial, whose amino-acid sequence MIRLLRSKLLQHPNHCKSNTALCIITQRTFLAQRTSHSSPEFNTYIYGSLLQSCIRNGDCATGKYLHCEIIKKGNCLDLFANNILLNFYVKYDSLPDAAKLFDEMPDRNTVSFVTLIQGYSQCLRFSEAIGLFSRLQGEGHELNPFVFSTVLKLLVSAEWAKLGFSVHACVYKLGFDSDAFVGTALIDCYSVCGYAECARQVFDAIEYKDMVSWTGMVACYVENECFEESLKLFSRMRIVGFKPNNFTFASVLKACVGLEVFNVGKAVHGCAFKTSYLEELFVGVELIDLYIKSGDVDDALQVFEEMPKDDVIPWSFMIARYAQSEQSEEAIEMFCRMRRGLVLPNQFTLASLLQACASLVDLQLGNQIHCHVVKVGLDMNVFVSNALMDMYAKCGRLENSLQLFSESPNCTDVSWNTVIVGYVQAGNGEKALSLFKDMLECQVQGTEVTYSSVLRACAGIAALEPGSQIHSLSVKTIYDKNTVVGNALIDMYAKCGSIKDARLVFDMLREHDQVSWNTMISGYSVHGLYGEALKTFELMLETECKPDKVTFVGILSACSNAGLLDRGQAYFKSMVEEYDIEPCAEHYTCMVWLLGRSGHLDKAAKLVHEIPFEPSVMVWRALLSACVIHNDVELGRISAQRVLEIEPEDEATHVLLSNIYANARRWGNVASIRTSMKRKGIRKEPGLSWIENRGRVHYFSVGDTSHPDTKLINGMLEWLNVKARNEGYVPDFSSVLLDVEDVDKEQRLWVHSERLALAYGLIRTPSISPLRIIKNLRICADCHAAIKLISKIVQRDIIIRDMNRFHHFHEGICSCGDYW is encoded by the coding sequence ATGATCAGATTGCTTCGCTCTAAATTACTACAACATCCTAATCACTGTAAATCCAACACCGCATTATGCATCATCACTCAACGTACGTTCTTAGCCCAACGCACTTCTCATTCTTCACCAGAATTCAACACTTACATTTATGGTTCTTTACTCCAAAGTTGTATCCGAAACGGTGACTGCGCCACCGGAAAATATCTCCATTGTGAGATTATAAAGAAGGGTAATTGCTTAGACTTGTTTGCTAACAAcattcttttaaacttttatgTAAAATACGACTCATTACCTGATGCAGCTAAGCTGTTCGATGAAATGCCTGACAGAAATACGGTGTCTTTTGTTACTTTGATTCAAGGTTATAGTCAGTGTCTTAGATTTTCTGAAGCTATTGGGTTGTTTTCTAGGTTACAAGGAGAGGGTCATGAGCTTAACCCTTTTGTTTTTAGTACTGTTTTGAAGCTACTTGTCAGTGCTGAGTGGGCTAAATTGGGGTTTAGTGTCCATGCTTGTGTTTACAAGCTTGGTTTTGATTCTGACGCCTTTGTGGGTACTGCTTTGATTGATTGCTACTCTGTTTGTGGGTACGCTGAATGTGCAAGACAAGTTTTTGACGCGATTGAATACAAGGATATGGTTTCTTGGACTGGGATGGTTGCTTGTTATGTAGAGAATGAGTGTTTTGAAGAGTCTTTGAAGCTTTTTTCACGGATGAGGATAGTTGGGTTTAAACCGAATAATTTTACCTTTGCGAGTGTGTTGAAGGCTTGTGTTGGGCTGGAGGTGTTTAATGTGGGAAAGGCTGTGCATGGATGTGCTTTCAAAACATCTTATTTGGAAGAACTTTTTGTTGGTGTTGAATTGATTGACTTGTACATTAAATCCGGGGATGTTGATGATGCTTTACAGGTGTTTGAAGAGATGCCTAAAGATGATGTGATTCCTTGGAGTTTTATGATTGCTCGGTATGCTCAGAGTGAGCAGAGTGAAGAGGCTATTGAGATGTTTTGTAGGATGAGGCGAGGTTTGGTGCTTCCTAATCAGTTTACGCTGGCTAGTTTACTGCAAGCATGTGCGAGCTTGGTGGATTTGCAATTGGGGAATCAAATCCATTGCCATGTAGTTAAGGTTGGTTTAGATATGAATGTTTTTGTATCAAATGCTCTAATGGATATGTATGCTAAATGTGGAAGGTTGGAGAACTCATTGCAACTATTTTCAGAATCACCAAACTGTACTGATGTGAGTTGGAATACGGTGATTGTTGGCTATGTGCAGGCAGGCAATGGGGAGAAGGCATTGAGTTTGTTTAAAGATATGCTTGAATGCCAAGTTCAGGGAACGGAAGTGACATACTCTAGCGTGCTTCGTGCATGTGCTGGTATTGCTGCCTTGGAACCAGGCAGCCAGATTCATTCCTTGTCAGTGAAAACTATTTATGACAAGAACACCGTGGTTGGCAATGCTTTGATAGATATGTATGCCAAATGTGGAAGCATTAAAGATGCACGTTTAGTATTTGACATGCTAAGGGAACATGATCAAGTGTCATGGAACACTATGATTTCAGGATATTCTGTGCATGGACTTTATGGGGAAGCTCTaaaaacttttgaattgatGCTGGAAACAGAGTGTAAACCAGACAAGGTGACTTTTGTTGGTATCCTGTCAGCATGTAGCAATGCCGGACTCTTAGATAGAGGACAAGCTTATTTTAAATCTATGGTAGAAGAATATGACATTGAACCATGTGCAGAGCACTACACTTGTATGGTCTGGCTTTTAGGGAGATCGGGTCATCTTGATAAGGCTGCTAAGTTGGTTCATGAAATTCCATTTGAGCCTAGTGTTATGGTGTGGCGGGCCTTACTCAGTGCTTGTGTCATCCATAATGATGTTGAACTTGGAAGAATTTCTGCCCAGCGTGTTCTTGAGATAGAACCAGAAGACGAGGCAACACATGTATTATTGTCAAACATATACGCTAATGCAAGGAGGTGGGGAAATGTGGCCTCCATTAGGACAAGcatgaaaaggaaaggaatCAGGAAAGAACCAGGCCTAAGTTGGATTGAGAACCGGGGTAGGGTTCATTATTTTTCCGTGGGGGACACTTCACATCCCGACACAAAATTGATTAACGGGATGCTGGAGTGGTTGAACGTGAAAGCCAGGAATGAAGGTTATGTTCCTGATTTTAGTTCTGTTTTGCTTGATGTGGAGGATGTTGACAAGGAACAGCGATTGTGGGTCCACAGTGAAAGACTAGCTTTAGCCTATGGTCTAATTAGAACACCATCCATAAGCCCTCTTCGAATTATAAAGAATCTCCGAATATGTGCAGACTGTCATGctgcaataaaattaatatcaaagatCGTGCAGCGTGATATCATTATCAGAGATATGAATCGTTTCCATCACTTTCATGAGGGAATTTGCTCTTGTGGTGATTACTGGTGA
- the LOC133701257 gene encoding protein TIFY 9-like, whose amino-acid sequence MKMSRATVELDFFGMSKENRSSSSKSKCFNRQRSFRDIQSAISKINPELLKSVIASGSASNKATPANGKQLSNKSFSVPSTPKQELPPFPALPVYFPRLNLENPPETAPLTIFYNGTVAVFDVPRDKAENILKLAEKGFSKTVVESVADPRTDHQQKLLESLDGDLPIARRKSLQRFLEKRKERLTSATPYACTPKTRF is encoded by the exons ATGAAAATGTCGAGAGCAACCGTTGAACTTGATTTCTTTGGCATGAGCAAAGAGAACCGCTCCTCCTCTTCCAAATCCAAGTGTTTTAATCGCCAAAGAAGCTTTCGAg ATATTCAGAGTGCCATTTCGAAAATAAATCCCGAGCTTCTAAAATCTGTGATTGCCTCTGGTTCTGCTTCCAACAAGGCGACTCCAGCTAACGGCAAGCAGTTGTCAAACAAGTCATTCTCTGTGCCATCTACTCCTAAACAAGAGCTTCCTCCGTTTCCTGCTTTGCCTGTCTATTTCCCAAG GCTCAATTTGGAGAATCCTCCCGAAACCGCCCCCTTGACTATTTTCTACAACGGAACCGTCGCTGTTTTCGATGTCCCTCGAGACAAG gCTGAGAACATTTTGAAGCTTGCTGAGAAGGGATTCTCCAAGACCGTTGTTGAATCAGTAGCCGATCCAAGAACAGATCACCAACAAAAGCTTCTTGAGAGTCTTGATGGAG ATCTGCCAATAGCTAGAAGGAAATCACTGCAGAGGTTTttggagaaaaggaaagagag GTTGACTTCGGCGACCCCATATGCTTGCACACCGAAGACGCGTTTTTAA